In Tamandua tetradactyla isolate mTamTet1 chromosome 7, mTamTet1.pri, whole genome shotgun sequence, the following are encoded in one genomic region:
- the PFDN5 gene encoding prefoldin subunit 5: MAQSVNITELSLPQLEMLKNQLDQEVEFLSTSIAQLKVVQTKYVEAKDCLNVLNKSNEGKELLVPLTSSMYVPGKLHDVEHVLIDVGTGYYVEKTAEDAKDFFKRKIDFLTKQMEKIQPALQEKHAMKQAVMEMMSQKIQQLTALGATQATAKA; this comes from the exons ATGGCGCAGTCAGTTAACATCACGGAGTTGAGCCTGCCGCAGCTAGAAATGCTCAAGAATCAGCTGGACCAG GAAGTGGAGTTCCTGTCCACGTCCATTGCCCAGCTCAAGGTGGTACAGACCAAGTATGTGGAAGCCAAGGACTGTCTGAACGTGCTGAACAAGAGCAACGAGG GGAAAGAATTACTTGTCCCATTGACCAGTTCT ATGTACGTCCCTGGTAAGCTACATGATGTGGAACATGTGCTCATCGATGTGGGAACTGGCTACTATGTAGAGAAG ACAGCTGAGGATGCAAAAGACTTCTTCAAGAGGAAGATAGACTTCCTCACCAAGCAGATGGAGAAAATCCAGCCAGCTCTGCAGGAGAAGCATGCTATGAAGCAAG CTGTCATGGAGATGATGAGCCAAAAGATTCAGCAGCTCACAGCCCTGGGAGCAACACAGGCTACTGCCAAGGCCTGA
- the MYG1 gene encoding MYG1 exonuclease isoform X1, translating into MGHSFLCHLRQSLSWLSPFQARLCIRSLASVPAPKRPRGDLMAPPRIGTHNGTFHCDEALACALLRLLPEYRDAEIVRTRDAKILASCDIVVDVGGEYDPQRHRYDHHQRSFTETMSSLSPGKPWQTKLSSAGLVYLHFGHKLLAQLLGTNEEDSTVGTLYDKMYENFVEEVDAVDNGISQWAEGEPRYALTTTLSARVARLNPTWNQPNQDTEAGFKRAMDLVQEEFLQRIDFYQHSWLPARALVEEALAQRFQVDPTGEIVELAKGGCPWKEHLYHLESGLSPPAAIIFVIYTDQAGQWRVQCVPKELHSFQSRLPLPEPWRGLRDEALDQVSGIPGCIFVHASGFIGGHRTREGALSMARATLAQRLCLPEPLVQ; encoded by the exons ATGGGTCATAGCTTCCTGTGCCATCTCCGCCAGTCACTTTCGTGGCTGTCCCCTTTCCAGGCTCGACTCTGCATAAGGAGCCTGGCGTCTGTCCCGGCCCCCAAACGACCCCGCGGCGACCTCATGGCACCGCCCCGAATCGGGACGCATAACGGCACCTTCCATTGCGACGAGGCACTAGCGTGCGCGCTGCTTCGCCTCCTTCCCGAGTACCGG GATGCAGAGATCGTGCGGACTCGGGACGCCAAGATATTGGCTTCGTGTGACATCGTGGTGGACGTCGGCGGTGAGTACGACCCTCAGAGACACCGATATGACCATCATCAGAG GTCTTTCACGGAGACCATGAGTTCCCTGTCCCCTGGGAAGCCGTGGCAGACCAAGTTGAGCAGTGCAGGACTCGTCTATCTGCATTTTGGGCACAAGCTGCTGGCCCAGTTGCTGGGCACTAATGAAGAGGACAGCACGGTGGGCACCCTCTATGACAAG ATGTATGAGAACTTTGTGGAAGAAGTGGACGCAGTGGACAATGGGATCTCCCAGTGGGCAGAGGGGGAGCCTCGATATGCACTGACTACTACCTTGAGTGCCCGGGTCGCTCGACTTAATCCTACCTGGAACCAGCCCAATCAAGACACTGAG GCAGGATTCAAGCGTGCAATGGATCTGGTTCAAGAGGAATTTCTGCAGAGAATAGACTTTTACCAGCACAGCTGGCTGCCAGCCCGGGCACTGGTGGAAGAGGCCCTGGCCCAGCGATTCCAG GTCGACCCAACTGGAGAGATAGTGGAACTGGCCAAAGGCGGATGCCCTTGGAAGGAGCACCTTTACCACCTGGAATCTGGACTCTCTCCCCCAGCGGCCATCATCTTTGTTATCTACACTGACCAGGCTGGACAGTGGCGGGTACAGTGTGTGCCCAAAGAGCTCCACTCTTTCCAGAGCCG GCTGCCCTTGCCAGAGCCATGGCGAGGTCTTCGGGATGAGGCCTTGGACCAGGTCAGTGGGATTCCTGGCTGCATCTTTGTCCATGCCAGTGGCTTCATTGGAGGCCACCGGACCCGAGAGGGAGCCTTGAGCATGGCCCGTGCCACCTTGGCCCAGCGCCTATGCCTTCCAGAGCCCCTAGTCCAATAA
- the MYG1 gene encoding MYG1 exonuclease isoform X2 yields MGHSFLCHLRQSLSWLSPFQARLCIRSLASVPAPKRPRGDLMAPPRIGTHNGTFHCDEALACALLRLLPEYRDAEIVRTRDAKILASCDIVVDVGGEYDPQRHRYDHHQRSFTETMSSLSPGKPWQTKLSSAGLVYLHFGHKLLAQLLGTNEEDSTVGTLYDKMYENFVEEVDAVDNGISQWAEGEPRYALTTTLSARVARLNPTWNQPNQDTEAGFKRAMDLVQEEFLQRIDFYQHSWLPARALVEEALAQRFQVDPTGEIVELAKGGCPWKEHLYHLESGLSPPAAIIFVIYTDQAGQWRVQCVPKELHSFQSRWRMLFSQD; encoded by the exons ATGGGTCATAGCTTCCTGTGCCATCTCCGCCAGTCACTTTCGTGGCTGTCCCCTTTCCAGGCTCGACTCTGCATAAGGAGCCTGGCGTCTGTCCCGGCCCCCAAACGACCCCGCGGCGACCTCATGGCACCGCCCCGAATCGGGACGCATAACGGCACCTTCCATTGCGACGAGGCACTAGCGTGCGCGCTGCTTCGCCTCCTTCCCGAGTACCGG GATGCAGAGATCGTGCGGACTCGGGACGCCAAGATATTGGCTTCGTGTGACATCGTGGTGGACGTCGGCGGTGAGTACGACCCTCAGAGACACCGATATGACCATCATCAGAG GTCTTTCACGGAGACCATGAGTTCCCTGTCCCCTGGGAAGCCGTGGCAGACCAAGTTGAGCAGTGCAGGACTCGTCTATCTGCATTTTGGGCACAAGCTGCTGGCCCAGTTGCTGGGCACTAATGAAGAGGACAGCACGGTGGGCACCCTCTATGACAAG ATGTATGAGAACTTTGTGGAAGAAGTGGACGCAGTGGACAATGGGATCTCCCAGTGGGCAGAGGGGGAGCCTCGATATGCACTGACTACTACCTTGAGTGCCCGGGTCGCTCGACTTAATCCTACCTGGAACCAGCCCAATCAAGACACTGAG GCAGGATTCAAGCGTGCAATGGATCTGGTTCAAGAGGAATTTCTGCAGAGAATAGACTTTTACCAGCACAGCTGGCTGCCAGCCCGGGCACTGGTGGAAGAGGCCCTGGCCCAGCGATTCCAG GTCGACCCAACTGGAGAGATAGTGGAACTGGCCAAAGGCGGATGCCCTTGGAAGGAGCACCTTTACCACCTGGAATCTGGACTCTCTCCCCCAGCGGCCATCATCTTTGTTATCTACACTGACCAGGCTGGACAGTGGCGGGTACAGTGTGTGCCCAAAGAGCTCCACTCTTTCCAGAGCCG GTGGAGAATGCTGTTTTCTCAAGACTGA